A part of Antechinus flavipes isolate AdamAnt ecotype Samford, QLD, Australia chromosome 6, AdamAnt_v2, whole genome shotgun sequence genomic DNA contains:
- the POLR2G gene encoding DNA-directed RNA polymerase II subunit RPB7, translating to MFYHISLEHEILLHPRYFGPNLLNTVKQKLFTEVEGTCTGKYGFVIAVTTIDNIGAGVIQPGRGFVLYPVKYKAIVFRPFKGEVVDAVVTQVNKVGLFTEIGPMSCFISRHSIPSEMEFDPNSNPPCYKTVDEDIVIQQDDEIRLKIVGTRVDKNDIFAIGSLMDDYLGLVS from the exons ATGTTTTACCAC ATCTCCCTGGAGCACGAGATCCTGTTACACCCGCGGTACTTCGGTCCGAACCTGCTCAACACGGTCAAGCAGAAACTGTTCACCGAGGTGGAGGGCACATGCACGGGCAA aTACGGTTTTGTGATCGCCGTCACAACCATCGACAACATCGGGGCCGGGGTGATCCAGCCTGGGCGAGGGTTTGTGCTGTATCCTGTCAAATACAAAGCTATTGTCTTCCGCCCCTTCAAGGGGGAGGTTGTGGATGCTGTGGTCACCCAGGTCAACAAG GTGGGGCTCTTCACCGAGATTGGACCCATGTCTTGCTTCATCTCTCGGCAT TCCATCCCCTCCGAGATGGAATTTGATCCCAACTCTAACCCTCCGTGCTACAAAACAGTGGATGAG GACATCGTGATTCAGCAGGACGACGAAATCCGCCTGAAGATTGTGGGAACCCGGGTGGATAAGAACGACATT TTCGCGATCGGCTCCCTGATGGACGACTACCTGG GTCTCGTGAGCTGA